The sequence GCCAGCGAGGTTTTCTTGGCTTTGAAACTCAACCGAAGCCATCGCGGCGTGAGGGGGGCGCGGCAAACCGTGCGGCTTGTCGAAAGACTGCTGCATGCGGACATAGGCCGAAACACGGTTGCTCATGTCGTCTATCGCGAGGAGGTTTTCGCTGACAATCGTGCCTCGATCGTGGCTGATTAAATTGAATGCCTTGACCCCAATTTTGTCGAGCAAAGCCACCAGACTCCCTGCTGCGCCTGCATAACTCACGTCGATCTCAGGGCCTTTGTCGGACTGACCATAGCCCAGCACATCAACCGCAATCACGTAGTACTCATCTGATAGGAGAGCCATGACCTCGGCGTTGGCCCACCATGTGTCGGGGTAGCCATGGACCATCAGCACGACCTCATCCGCCGGGTCACCCGCAGTCACGAAGTGCCAGACCGGCCCATCCGCTTCCACAAACCAATGCGTACCAAACGTGCCAAACCCGAGGTACTCGATTTCGCCATGTTGGCTTACCTTCAGAGTTTGCGGAGTGGCTTCAGGATAGCGGCTGTTCTCATCGGCAATCCGCGCCAGGGGATAAGGTTTGTACGAGAACTCCTCCCAGGTTAGCTCGTCCCCCTCGGCGATGGCTGAGCTAAGCCACAGAGAGACTCATGAGCAGGGCAACTGCAGTTCCAGTGAACGTTTGTCTGAAAAATCGGCGGTTCGCGGACATCGATCATCTCCTTGCTTTTGGGTGGACACAATCAAGTTAGCGACAACTTCAATAATTGATCCAATTGATATTTCCTATAGACCCCATTGCTATGAGGAATGTTCGGAATACCGATTTAAACCTGCTTGTGGTGTTTGACGCCGTCATGGCTGAGCGCAGCGTGACCAAAGCCGGAGAACGGATTGGCCTTGCGCAACCCTCGATGAGCAATGCACTTTCTCGGCTCCGCGCCCTCTTTGACGATGATCTCTTTGTGCGAACACCCAGAGGTATGATGCCGACACAGGTCGCGCTAGATGCCGCAGATCACGTGCGGGCCGCAATCATCGCAGCGGAAGATGCGATCAGCGTTGCGACGGCTTTCGATCCTCGGACACACGAAGGCAAGATTACGCTTCTCACGAGCGATTTGATGGAGTTAACGGTGGTGCCGGATATTGTCCGCGCGCTACGCAATCTGGCGGCAGGCATCCGTCTTAAAACACTTGGACTGGTCCGAGGTCAGATTGCCGACGAGTTGGATGCTGGGCACGCAGACGTGGCGCTTTCCCCGATTTCCAACACTCCGACGCGGTTTCATCATCAGGTCCTGTGTGAGGAGCCCTTTGCAGGCATCGCAAGGTTCGATCATCCCATCTTGGATGGACCTGTCACACTCGACAGCTTCTTAGCGCATAAACACGCTCTTCTTTCCCACCGATCAGATGGAAAAGGCATTATTGATGAGGTGTTGGCGTCCAAGGGCCTGACCCGCGATGTGGCGGTAAGCGTGTCCAACTTTGCGACGCTCCCACCACTTGTTGTGGAGACAAATGTAATTGCGGTCTTGCCGCGGCGTTTAGCAGCGAAGGCGGACAAGGAGCTTCCGGTCACAATGCTCGAACTGCCGTTTGAGGTGCCAACAGTCCAGTCGAAGCTGATTTGGGGGCGCTCTGCAGACCGATCGGCTATTCAGACTTGGTTCAGAAGACTTGTCGCCGATATTGTTGTCGGCGATGGCAGCGAACGGCGGCTCTAGCGGGGCTGCGCCGCAGCATTGAGAGAGACGGGCGAACGTCCGGTCAGGGCCGCTCGTGCAAAGGCCAATGGCGGCTTTACGCGTTTCACTGCCTTTTGAACACGGCGCAGCATTTTGAGGTGCCCCTAGTTTCCTAGACATCTGCCTTCTTCAGTTTGCGCTGTCTGTTCTCATAGTCATCGGGCGACAGCATGCCGTTGTTCGTGTGCTTGCGCTTCGGGTTGTAGAACAGCTCGATGTACTCAAAGACGTTTTGCAGCGCGTCCTCACGTGTCCGGTTTTTCCGGCGCCTGACCTTTTCCCGCTTCAGAAGTTGAAAGAAGCTCTCAGCGAGAGCGTTGTCGTGGCAGTTGGCTCGACGGCTCATCGAATGTTCGAGATTGTGCTCGCGCAGGAATGCGGCCCATTCACGGCTGGCGAACTGGGCTCCTTGATCAGAATGGATCAGTAGGCCAGGCCCGGGCTTTCTTCGCCAGATTGCCATCAACAACGCCTGCACGGCGAGTTCTGATGTCTGGCGAGATTGGACAGCCCAACCGACAACACGCCTTGAGAACAGGTCGATGACCGCGCAGAGATACGCGAACCCTTCGTGTGTTCGCAAATACGTAATGTCCGTCACCCAAACGCGATCCGGTGCATCGACACCAAATTGTCGATCCAGCGAATTGTCCACAACGACCGAGGGCTTGCCGCCATAGACGCCAGGCTTTTTCTTGTATCCGATCTGCGTTTGAATGCCTGCAATCCGAGCCAGACGTGCGACACGGTTCTCTGAGACGGCCTCGCCCATATCGATTAGGTCGTCATAGATTTTGCGATAGCCATAGACCTTGCCGCTGTCTTTCCAGGCCTTCTTCACCAGCTTGATCTAACGCCGATCTTCCTGTGCACGCAGGCTTAACGGTTCTTTAACCCATGCATAGAAACCACTGGGATGAACCCTCAGCACTCTGCAGAGAACACGGAAAGGATGCAACTCGCGATGCGCGTCGATGAACGCGTACCTCACTTTGCATCCCTGGCGAAGTACGCGGTGGCCTTTTTTAAGATGTCGCGCTCCTCGGTCACGCGCGCCAGTTCTTTCTTGAGCCGCCTGACCTCTTCTGCCTGATCAGTCACGCGCTGTGGCTTCGAAAACTGCGCCATCCAAGTGTACAAAGACTTGGTGCTGATTCCGAGCCGTTCAGCCATGTCTTTGACCGAATAGCCGCGCTGCGTGACCTGCGCCACCGCGTCGATCTTGAACGCATTTGAATAGCGAATTTGCCCTGACACTTGCATCGTCCTTTGCTTCCAAAATTACCAAGCAAAGCGTCTACAAATCTAGAGGCACCTCATTTTGCACTTAGGGCTGATTTTGTTGAAAAAGCCGCTGTTTTCGGCAGGCTTGTTTGAGGCATCGATTTGATTTCGTTCAATTGTCTAAGGCGTAACCGCCGCTTCAACCTGCGGCTGGCACCATCGGTTTGAGCTTTGCGAGTTTACGGAGGTTTTGAGCGGTGGCTGCGAGGGTAAATTCGTCTTGAACGCCGCATGGGCCCCGTAATCGGAGCCGTCCCAAGCCGAGGATACGTTTGAGGTGGGCAAAAAGCATCTCGACCTTTTTTCGTCGCGCCTGAGCCTTGGGATTGAAGTCGGAGGTGGTGCATTGGCGTGCAAAGTCTCTGACGATCTCATATTTATCGCGATGGACCGAACGCGTGTCAGCGTTGGGGCAGCACTTTGCCTTCAGCTCGCATCCTGTGCAGTCTGATTTCAATGCTCGATAGTTTCTGGATTTCCAAACTGGCGCATTCCGTTTTGGATCGGAATAGGTTCGCCAGGTGTGCCGCATCTCTTTGCCGCCAGGGCAGATGTATCGGTCGTTCTCATCATCCCATGTGAAGTCGGATCGTGAGAAGGTTCCGTCGGTCAGTTCACCCTTGTCAAAGACAGGGATGAAGGGGAGGATCTGGCGCTTGAGTGCCAGCCAGACCAGGTTGTCGGACGACCCGTAGGCAGTGTCAGCAGCGATCCAATCCGGCTTCACGCCAAACCGGTCTTCGGTGCGATCGAGCATCTTGCGCATGGCGCCCACTTCGGCGGTTTTGTTTGATCGGCTGGCATCGACATCGACGATGATCCCGTGGTCCGTATCGATCAGGTAGTTGTCGGAATAGGCAAAGAATGCTGGCCCTTTGCGCGCAGTTGTCCATTGGCTGGCGGGGTCGGCATGGGCGGTGAACTTGGGCTTTGCTGTGGTCGCCGCACCGAAGGCTTCATCGTCCAGCGTATCGAGATACTCGCGCACGGCACGGGGCGCATCTGCGGGATCAATCTCGCGGGCTGCCCAGTCTTCCGGGTTACTGGAGTTCTGTTTCTGAACATCGGCGCTGATCAAGCTGGCGTCGACCGCGAACCCCTGGCCACCAACCAGACCTTCTTCCATGCAACGTGCCACGGTTGTCTCGAAGACAAGGCGCAGCAGATCGCTTTCGCGGAACCGGCCATGACGGTTCTTGGAAAAGGTCGAGTGATCCGGGATACGATCCGTCAAATCGAGGCGGCAAAACCAGCGATAAGCGAGGTTCAGATGCACTTCTTCGCAAAGCCGACGCTCGGATCGGATGCCGAAGCAATAGCCGACCATCAGCATGCGGATCAGCAATTCAGGATCAATCGACGGGCGACCAGTGTGGCTGTAGAAATCCGCTAGGTGAGTGTGGACGCTGGTCAGGTCAACAAACCGATCAATCGATCGAACCAAGTGATCATGGGGAACGTGATCTTCAAGCGAGAACTCGTAGAACAAGGCCGCTTGCGCCTCTTGCCTCGGTCCCATCATCGCCAATCCTCCCGCTCGCCGGGACAATTGAATCAGTGACATACGGCGCGATCAAGGAAGAGTTTTTCAACGGAATCAGCCCAAAGTGTCGAATGCTGCACCTCGCACAAATGGCGGCTGTAAATTCAAATAGTTCTAGAATAGGATCGAGGGTGTGCAGATTTTCAACACCTTAACTGACGATCTGGCGTGAGAATTTCACAAGAAACGATCAAGAAGATGAACATGAAGAAAATTGTGACTGTAGCAATAAGCGTTACTGTGCTGGCGGCTTGTGTGGCCTTGGGCCTTGGAGTTATGGGGGCCAAACAGGCTGGCCGTGATTTGCCAAACTGCCCGGGTGGTGTGTTTGCGAACGAAGCTATGGTTTTTGACGCGATTGCAATTTGCGCAACTAGCGATGTCAGCCAAGAGAAACTGGCACATGCGGCCAATGTTGCGGCTGAATGGCTAGACAACGATGGTGATGGTGAGGTCGATGAGCCGCGTATCGTCACAGCAATGCAGACTTCTCGACCTTTTGTCATCATGACACCCAGCGGCCCCTCCGCCGCCGTTATGGCAGCACTTAGTCCAACGTTCGCTTCCCGCGTAGGTCAGGACCTACACGCCAGCGAAACAAATCCTGGCAACGGGCAACGGGACGCCAGTCAGGAGGAAGTTCTGCATGCCATCCAAAACGGCGGTTGGGCCATCGCTTTCCCAGATGTCTGGGGAGATCAACCAGGCGCGACGTTGTATCAGGAGTGGCAAGCTGCTGAAGCAGCGGGCCACTATGCTTATGATGACCCAACCTGCAACGCGGCATGCAAAGTTACCGAATACACCTATGTAGCGGCGGCGTCCTACTTGGGCTCTACGAAGGATTTGGAATCAAACGAAATCCGCCTGCACACACGCGACGCATTGCGAGAAGGCGTCCCTGGAACGGTCGCAGTTTTTGAGTCCACTGACTACCGCTTTGCAACAGACCACTGGCCAACCGGTCAATACCGGCACCAATCCAACATCGTCTTCGCCCCTCAAGAGGCTGCGCAGTAGATCTATTCTCGGCTGGAGCAAATGAGAAGTGGACGTTCGAAAGTCAACTTCAAGTGACTGCTTTGTCCGCGATCCGTTAGTTCGACCATCTTTGAGTTATGCGCGTGCAGCGAATGTCCGATAACCGGGCTGCGACTGCAGCATCTTGAAGGTAGGTTTAAGGTCGGCTTTGGGCCGAAAGCTGCAGGGCAGGGGCCGGATCGAATGAAATATGAGTGTTCTAATCCGCATAAGCGCGCATACGAAACGTCAGTAATTGATACGCTCGTATCCGTAGTTTCCCGAATAGTCTCGCCATTCAACGAACACTGCTCTTGCAAAAAGGGAGCAACCGCTGCGAGTGGGGCCGAAAGCGGTGGGAATGGCGCTTCGGTTGGACCGCTGCCAGCTAAAATCTCCCTGTGTACCATAGCTTCCAAGGCGAACGCGGGCGTACCGATCACAATCTCCGTCGTCTCGATCGTCATTAATCAAGACATCGAAAACGCGGATGGAGCGAACGATGTTAAATTCGGGGCCGCTGATGTCGATGTCGGCGCGATCTTGGATCAACTGGTGCGCAAATCCTTCCGGAAGTCGGTTGGGCTTTGGTGCTCCAAGATTCAAAACTGCATTTTCCGAGAGCAGGGGTCTTGTGGCAAGCGACAACTGTAGCCTCAGACGGTCTCGGTCGGTGAACAGGACGTCGTAGAGACGGCCTCGATTATCCAAGGGGGTAACAGGATGGTAGGATGCGCCCATTGGGCAGCGCCAAATCTGAATTGGAGGTTCAATTGGCCACGGAGTGATCCTGCGGACGAACTCTGCACGAGCGCGGACGCACGGAACTGATGCTGGCCAGCCTCCAGACAGGCACAGCAGTATTGCGCAGTCGATCTGGTAGGTTTGAGCATGCGCACGATTGGCAGTGCCAACGAACGAGGTAACCAGTGTAAGCGTAACCAAAAAAGTGTACGTTCGTATCGAATGAAGCAAGCGGAGCATCCTAACAGCAGGGTGCATGCAGCATGACTCCGTTAATATACTATTGCAACACTTGATATTGTGAGCGATACTTGAACTGCGACTCCTATTGCCTTTGAGGGTAGGGGCGTTGACCCATCTCTTCCATCATCTTTTCGCGGAAGACCTCGGTAAGCGTCTTCCATCCGAGGCATTTTCGGGGTGTCGCGTTGAGGCGGTCACAGATCGTTTTCAATTCATGATCTGAGACCGCCGTGATGTCGCGCTTTCTCGGCAGCCATCTTCGCGCACGTCGGTTGGTGTTTTCCACGGTGCCTTTCTGCCAGGGTGAAGACGGATCGCAGAACCAGGTTTGCGTTCCGATCTCAGCCTGCAGGTGCGGCCAGCTAACGAACTCAGTGCCGCGGTCAAAGGTGATTGAACGACGCGCGATGTGGGGTAGGTCGCGCACTGCCTTCATGATCTTGCCCATCACCGGCTTGGTACGCTTGTTCGGGTTCTTTAGAAGCACGGTGAACCGGCTGACACGTTCGACCAGTGATGTGACGTTCGACTGCCCAAAGCGTTGTTTGAACAAGACAAGATCAGCTTCCCAGTGGCCGAACTGGCGTCGGTGGGCCACATCGTCCGGACGGAACAGGATACTGACATCGCGGTCAAACTTCGGCGGCAGGCGCTTTCTGGCACGACGCGGCCTGCGGGCTTTGCGATGCTCGGGCAGGTACCACCAGAGCTCCTGCGCCATGCCTTCCTTGGAGTAGATGTAGCGGTAGATCGTCTCTTGGCAGACCCGCAGCTTTGCACCTTCATAGATCATCCGGTTGCCGATCTGTTCGGGAGTCCAACCTTGCTTGATCCGCGCGATCACGGTCTTGCACAGCTCTGGATGCCGGATCAGCTTGCGCTGCACAGATCGGCGTTTGTCCGTCCGCAATTGAGCCGCGTGACCGAAATAACCTGCGTACTTCTTTGGGAACGCATCATCGGCCCAGAAATTGCGTTTGATCTCGCGAAAGATCGTCGATTTGTGGCGTTTGAGAACGCGGGCCATCTCTCTGACAGGCACCTTTGCATGCCACCAGCTCTCAATCTTACGGCGTTCTTGTAGCGATAGTTGCGAATAAACGGCTCCCATGCCATGATCTCCCATTAGATAACTCATTGTTTTCTAATAGGAGTCGCACTTCAGGGTAGCGCGCTCCATAAGATTGATCTTCGTCGCGTAAGGTTTATTATGTTAAATAAGTCAGTAAACTTAAAAATCGGCTGAATTTCACAGAAAGTCAATCGTAGACGATATCCGTCTGCGCCTTGGCTTTCCAACGCGGCACCAGCTCGCCGGTGTTCCATTCATACAGCCATCCAACCAGTTCGCCCGTCTGGCGATCGAGAATGCGCTTTACGGCACAAGCATGAAGTCTCTTTTGTTGTTTGCCCGTCAACCGCGATTTCCGAACGCGGCTAGGAACACTGAGAACAACGGTCGATCCGACGTATCTTGTGATTCCCTGAAAGTCCTTAGCCATAAATTTAGCCCCCAAATTGTAGGCCTCGCCAACAACATCGCCCGTAGTAAATAAGCGCGTATCGGCAGTGAACCGCTTCGCGCCTCAGTTGTGCTTACAAAGCGTTGCAATGCACGATAAAGTACGCGAAGGGGCGCAAAAGAACGCGAAAAAGGCGCGCAAGTGATTGATTAGAAACGGTAGATTTTTTTCTGCGCCGCAGAAGGCGGACGAGAACTTTAAGCAACTTTTTGCTCGTTTAGCGGCAGCAGGCGTTGGTCGCCCAGTGGACAGCGAGGGTTACGCTGATGGGCCGTGGACGCCTGAGACTTTGGCTGAAGCGATTTCCGCTATTGAAGGCAATCGCGAAGGCGTCGAATTGCGCTCTGTCCAGGTTTGGTTTCAGGACAACGACAATGGAATAAGTGATGCAAATATCCGCTGGCTTGCTCGGGTATTTGGTTGCGGTGATCCTGAAGCTGCGAGCGCATGGCAGGCTGAGCTTAAAGCTGCGAAAGAGAGACTAGCGAAAGAAAGGCGCGAGAAGAAGCGCACGAAAGAAGCGCAGCCGAGTAACACCAATGGCGTGAAAGTTAGTTTAGAACCGGTATTTCCGCCGGTCGAACCGACCACCCCCGATGACATCGGCGGTTTCGATGAGCTGACGAAGCAGCCAGCCAAAACGCTCGCAGAAAAATGCGAACGAATGTTGAGCGGCGCGACATCTCTCAAATTGCAATTCGGATATCTGCTGGTGTCTAGCCCCCAATTTCAGAGCCACTAATTTGGGATTTCTCTAATAAGGTTTCTGGTACTGGAGGTCGCATTCCGAGCGCGTGATGGGGTCTGATGTGATTGTATTCTTTGAGCCAAGTATTGATCGCGACTTGTGCTTGTTTGACACTGTGGAACCATTCTGAGTTTAGGACTTCATGGCGAAGGATGCCGTTGAAGCGCTCGTTGTACCCGTTTTCCCAAGGGCTGCCTGGATAGATTTGGATCGGTTTGATGCCAACCTTTCTAAGCCACGCCTGAAGATGTTCGGCTACGAACTCGCCGCCATTGTCGGAACGAATAAATTCAGGTTTCCCATGCTTCATTACCAAGCGATGCATGACCGCCAAAACATCATCAGAATTCATCTTTTCCTGGACTTCAACGCACAGTGCTTGGCGGGTAAACTCATCTAAGACAGTCAGCATCTTGTAGCCACGCCCGTTACTCAGCTTGTCGTGAACGAAGTCTATCGCCCAAACGTGGTTGGCATGCGTCGGGCGAAGGCGAATGACTGAGGTGTCTTTGTGGTAAAGGCGCCGCCGCTTTTTGTGCCGCTCTGGCAGCTTGAGCCCTTCTTCGCGCCATAAACGTTCGATTTTCTTGTGATTAACATGCCAGCCTTCGATCCGCAGCAGCTCGGTGATTTTACGATACCCGTATCGCCCATATTGTTTGGCTAAACGGACCACCGCCAAGCGCAACGCGTTATCATCTTGGGCCTTGGCTTTGTAATGCAAGCTGGAACGCGACACATTTAAAACTGAACAGGTTCGGCGCTCCGATGTATTCAGCTTTTGACGGGTGTGGATCACGGCCTGACGCAACCCATCAATCGTCAGACCTTCGGCTTTAAATAATCGAGGCTCTCCTTCAGGATCAATTTGTCCAATTGAAGATCCGCGACAATCTTCTTCAGTCGCTCATTTTCTTTCTTCAGTGCCTTCATCTCAGACAGCTGCGGGCGACCAAGACCACCAAACTTCTTGCGCCAATAGTAATAGGTTTTGTCCGAGATACCTGCTTTGCGACACGCGCTCACAACATCCAGACCATCGTGCAAATGAACATCGATCTCGCGCAGTATTTTCAGCGCATCCTCATCCGAATACCGTTTCCGTGCCATTCTTCGTAACTCCCTTGGTCTACAAATAGTGGCACAGT comes from Yoonia sp. GPGPB17 and encodes:
- a CDS encoding IS3 family transposase; the protein is MIHTRQKLNTSERRTCSVLNVSRSSLHYKAKAQDDNALRLAVVRLAKQYGRYGYRKITELLRIEGWHVNHKKIERLWREEGLKLPERHKKRRRLYHKDTSVIRLRPTHANHVWAIDFVHDKLSNGRGYKMLTVLDEFTRQALCVEVQEKMNSDDVLAVMHRLVMKHGKPEFIRSDNGGEFVAEHLQAWLRKVGIKPIQIYPGSPWENGYNERFNGILRHEVLNSEWFHSVKQAQVAINTWLKEYNHIRPHHALGMRPPVPETLLEKSQISGSEIGG
- a CDS encoding IS1182 family transposase, with protein sequence MMGPRQEAQAALFYEFSLEDHVPHDHLVRSIDRFVDLTSVHTHLADFYSHTGRPSIDPELLIRMLMVGYCFGIRSERRLCEEVHLNLAYRWFCRLDLTDRIPDHSTFSKNRHGRFRESDLLRLVFETTVARCMEEGLVGGQGFAVDASLISADVQKQNSSNPEDWAAREIDPADAPRAVREYLDTLDDEAFGAATTAKPKFTAHADPASQWTTARKGPAFFAYSDNYLIDTDHGIIVDVDASRSNKTAEVGAMRKMLDRTEDRFGVKPDWIAADTAYGSSDNLVWLALKRQILPFIPVFDKGELTDGTFSRSDFTWDDENDRYICPGGKEMRHTWRTYSDPKRNAPVWKSRNYRALKSDCTGCELKAKCCPNADTRSVHRDKYEIVRDFARQCTTSDFNPKAQARRKKVEMLFAHLKRILGLGRLRLRGPCGVQDEFTLAATAQNLRKLAKLKPMVPAAG
- a CDS encoding transposase, encoding MARKRYSDEDALKILREIDVHLHDGLDVVSACRKAGISDKTYYYWRKKFGGLGRPQLSEMKALKKENERLKKIVADLQLDKLILKESLDYLKPKV
- a CDS encoding LysR family transcriptional regulator; the protein is MRNVRNTDLNLLVVFDAVMAERSVTKAGERIGLAQPSMSNALSRLRALFDDDLFVRTPRGMMPTQVALDAADHVRAAIIAAEDAISVATAFDPRTHEGKITLLTSDLMELTVVPDIVRALRNLAAGIRLKTLGLVRGQIADELDAGHADVALSPISNTPTRFHHQVLCEEPFAGIARFDHPILDGPVTLDSFLAHKHALLSHRSDGKGIIDEVLASKGLTRDVAVSVSNFATLPPLVVETNVIAVLPRRLAAKADKELPVTMLELPFEVPTVQSKLIWGRSADRSAIQTWFRRLVADIVVGDGSERRL
- a CDS encoding IS30 family transposase encodes the protein MGAVYSQLSLQERRKIESWWHAKVPVREMARVLKRHKSTIFREIKRNFWADDAFPKKYAGYFGHAAQLRTDKRRSVQRKLIRHPELCKTVIARIKQGWTPEQIGNRMIYEGAKLRVCQETIYRYIYSKEGMAQELWWYLPEHRKARRPRRARKRLPPKFDRDVSILFRPDDVAHRRQFGHWEADLVLFKQRFGQSNVTSLVERVSRFTVLLKNPNKRTKPVMGKIMKAVRDLPHIARRSITFDRGTEFVSWPHLQAEIGTQTWFCDPSSPWQKGTVENTNRRARRWLPRKRDITAVSDHELKTICDRLNATPRKCLGWKTLTEVFREKMMEEMGQRPYPQRQ